AACTGATATGATTGAGCTACCAGGATAAAAATGATACAGAGGCTTTTTTTCTATTGGATCAAGTGCTATAGATGTTATTTCACCGTAATTCAGCGAATAAAGTACACCATCGATGTTTTTCCTTGCTTTGCAAACTCCTGTTCTATTATTTTGTATAGAACAATTGTGTGGACATAAGTTACATTCGATCAATTTTTGGTCTGTATCCTTTGTCTTCCAAAATAATGCTACATAGTTAGATTTCATGGGATCACCCTCTAAAATCATTTTTTTACAAATGTTTTGAAATCGTTTTGAATAGGTCTTGCATTCTTTATTAATCTTCCGTTTGGAAGCACTATCTCTTCTACTCCAAGGCTGGATGATGTTCTAGAAATCTCTGATCTTGTTGGCATGTGTTTTAGTTGATACGAGACACTCAAATGACCTACTTCAAACTTATCCGGATAAATAAGCGTGTAGTCACCATCTGGCATTTGTGTTTTGAAAACACTTTTTCCATCAGTACCAAATCCAGCTTTTACAGAAACATGAATACCATATGGTAAGTCCAGAGCGTAGGCAACACAATAGGGTGCAAGGTGATTCTGAGTTTTTGTTGGTAAAGATATCGGCACTTTAAGAACTTCGTATTCCATGTTGGTTCTCTCCCAATCATCTTCAACTTTTGTTTCGTCCAATTTTATTATTTTACCAAATATTTTTCCTCCAATTCTTGCCACCTCCGGATTGAATCCACTTCTAAAAGTCCTAAGCTTTTGTATTGCCTTTCTTCTACTATCAAACAACTCATCAAATGTTCCTATCTTTACAAGCGCTTCTATCGCGGAAAGTGGTAAATCTGCTTTTTCAACAAAATCTTCAAAATCCTCAAAGTTCGTATTCTGCAGTTGTAAGGATTTTTCATAGGAAATGCCCGGAAGTACATAAAGTGGTAATCTATATACTTTATCATCTTTACCTTCTTTACTTGAGAGCGAGTTAATTTTTGGTGGTAAAACCTTATAGCCAAGAGCCTGAAGATTATAGATCGCCTCACATAAAATAGAGGCATCATGCTTCAAGTATACATCGTAGAATAACTTTGGATAATTAACTTTAAAAAATGCCATGTAGTATGTTAAGTGTGCATACGCTATAGCATGCGATTTGTTAAACGCATATTCCCCAAATGAAATTAAACTTTTTGAGAGTTCTTCACCATCTTTGCCTAATTTTTCAGTTAATGCATTTTTGACGATTGTAATTAATTCAGCAAAATCGGAAGAGTCTTTTTTAGCTATAGCTTTTCTAAGCGCATCTGCTTGCCTGCTCGTAAGTCCCGCCAAATTCATCGCTATTAACATGATTTGTTCTTGATAAATGGGTAGTCCGTACGTTTCTTGCAAAATGTCAAGCTCGTATTTTCTTTTTTTCTTAAGTTTGAGAGTTCTTATCTCGTTTGTTATTCCAGAACGCAATGGACCTGGTCTGTTCAGAGAAAGGGCAATCGCAAGTTCACGAATGTTTGATGGCCTTACGTCCCTTACGACGGATTTACCGATGGAGCTTTCAAGTTGAAAAATGTTGTCTGTGAAACCAGCACATATGTATTTGTAAGTCTTCTTTACAGATTCGTTGTTACTTTTTGTATTTATGCTGTTTTTTAGTTCTTTGTAAATACTGAGTGTTTTCAAACCGAGTACATCAAACTTTACACAACCAATTGACTGTAAGTCATCCATATCCCACTCAAGTGTTTCTGTTAAGGGGACTATCGGCACGAAGACAGGATTTGTGGATATTACAACACCTGAGGCATGCGTCGAGCGCTGTAATGGAATTTTCGAAAGAGTTTTCTTAACATCATCCGGTAGAGTATCCAAAAATTTTTTTGGTATGGATGAAAAGGTACTAATGTTGTAAACGTATCCAAATTCTTCTCTAAGTAGATTTATTAATTTTTGTCTCTTGACATCTTCCGTATCCAAATCTATATCCGGATAATCACTTCGCCCTTCGTTAAGAAATCTTTCAAAGAGCAAACCATACTTTACCGGATCTATCCTTGTTATTCCGAGTCTGTATGCAACTAAGCTTCCAACTGCGCTCCCCCTCCCCGGTCCAATCTCTATATCATTGCTTTTCGCAATTTCAATTATACGCTTTATAGTGTAGAAGTAATCTTCGAACTGGAAAGATTTTATCAATTTTATTTCCTTTTCTAGTCTATCTTTGTGTTCATTTTCCTTATTCAACAACTCACCCAAAAAATCACTCGGTGGCTTTGGCAAATTCTGATATGAACGCAGTATATAATTAGGCGAAGGCAATGAAGCTTCTATCAGACAATCAGATAAACCACTGTGTGTTCTCAAATTTTGTTGTATATAATCACAAAAAAGTTCATATACGTGCCTCTGTTGGGGTAGATAATATAACGGCATCACTTCAAAATATGTGAATTGTTTTTTCAATGTATCAGTTGTGCTTTTATCAATAGGTTTGGAATTGTAAAATGTCAAAAATTTGTAAAACTCCTCTGTGTTAGTGAAAACGAAAACAACGTTATCAATCCGATATCCTATGTACGAATCTACAACATCTTTATACTTCTGGGCTACACTAAGAAACTTAATAACACCATGGAATGTTGAATCCGAGATTACAACACCATCTACTTTGTTTTCCAAAATAAATGAGAACAAATCATCGAAGTTTATAATTGAACCTTCAAAAGAGTAAGGCGAAACGAAAGACAAAATCTTTCTTATTTTTTGCAATTCTTTATCTCCTCCCACAATTGAGGAAGCTTATTATTTCTAAAAACACCATAACCCATAACAAGAATATCAACTCCGAGTTTAATAAGTTCCATTGCATTTTCGTTTCCAACGCCTCCATCGACGGCGATTTTAAATGCGTAATTTCTCTCCTCTCTTATTGAAGCAATTCTTCTAATCTTCTCAAACATTGTTGGAATAAATTGTTGACCTGAAAAACCTGGATTAACTGTCATAACAAGTATACCATCAACATACGGTAGGATCTCTTCAAGCGTACTGATGGGAGTAGCAGGATTTAAAGCAACGAATGCTTCTGCACCAAGTGATTTTATAAATTGTAAATTTCTGTGTAAGTGAAAACAAGTTTCCTGGTGAATAGTTACTCTTGTTGCACCTTTTTCAATGAACATTTGAATGTGATTGTCCGGATTTGTCACCATCAAATGCGCATCTATTGGAAAATTTGTGAAATTTCTTAATGTTTCTATCATAGGATATCCAAAGGTAAGATTTGGTACAAAATGACCATCCATAACATCAAGATGTATCTCGTCGATGTAGTTCTCAACCCTTTTTATTTCTTCCTTCAAACTTCCTATATCAGCAGCCAAAATAGATGCGGATATGATAGCCATGTTATTCCTCCTTTTACGAATGTTAAATTAGTTCTTTAATATCTAAATGAATTTTGAACCTATGTGATACAGTAGAGAAAAGTTGTTCATTTATATTTTAACAGATTTTTCTAATTTTCTGGTATAATTATACTTGTAAAAATGCTAAATTCAATTACCGAGGTGAGTGTGTGAATTTAAGAAGGATCGTGGTACCTAAGGATGTAGCCATAGTTGAGATACTTGGTCAATATGACAACAAAGCCAGATATCTGAGAAGAAGATTCAACGTCGAAATAGCTGTTATTGACGATGAAATAAGAATCAAAGGAGAAGATGAGAGAGCAGTTGAAGTAGTTGAGAAAATACTAAGAGAAGTAGTTAACATAACCAGGGATGGTCACCTTCTTGATTGGACGGAATTTGAATATATAGTTGAGGAAAATGAAAAAATCGAAAACCCTCAAGAAGTTTATAAGAAATCTGTTGGAAAGGTTAAAGCAAAAACTGAAGGACAGAGGAAATACCTTGAGGCAATAGAAAAAAACGACATAGTTTTTGCAATAGGTCCTGCTGGGACTGGGAAAACTTATTTAGCTTGTGCAATTGCTGTAGATTACCTAAAATCTGGTAAGGTACAGAGAATTGTCTTGACGAGACCTGCTGTTGAAGCAGGTGAAAAGCTTGGATTCTTACCAGGTGACTTGACCGAAAAGGTCGATCCTTACCTACGCCCACTTTATGATGCGCTAATAGATATGGTTGGCATAGAAAAATTCATATCCTTTAGGGAAAAGAATATTATAGAGATTGCTCCTCTTGCATATATGAGAGGAAGAACTTTAAATAATTCTTTTATAATTCTTGATGAAGCCCAAAACACTACATATGAACAAATGAAAATGTTTTTAACACGTATGGGATTCGGGTCAAAAGTTATAGTGACTGGTGATATAACGCAGATAGACATACAAGAAAAATCTGGGCTAGTCGTTGCTCAAGAAATACTTAAAAATATCGAAGGTATAACCTTCGTCTATTTAACAGATGCTGATGTTGTAAGACATCCTCTCGTAAAGAAAATCATACGGGCATACGATAACTTCGAGCGTGTTCAAAGAGAAGAAAAATCAGAGAAGAGGAGATAGACATGCAAACAAAGCATTTAGAATCGGATATGCTAAAGAATGAAGCATTTATATACGATGGAATAATATTGGCGCTCATAATTAGCGTTGCTAATAATATATATGAAATAAGCTTACTTGGACTTTTAAATGAATTTATACTAATATTGGTTATTTGGTATGGAATTGTTGAGCACTTTATAAGGAACTCAAATATAATGAATGTAGATCCAAGGTATAGAATATTGTTTTACGGTATTTTTCTAATTGGAAGCGTTTTAAATACTGTTATATACAAGATTTATGGAATTACATTCATACCCATAACTGCTGTGCCTATGCTTATTACTTTGTTGATAGACTACGAGTTTGGAGCCAGCGCAGGTTTGATACTTTCACTTTCAACGGCATTCCATTATCGAGATTTCTTCATGTTCCTCCATTTCTTTCCTCAGGTTTTCATAGCAACATATATTCTTAAGAATACCAAAAATAGAGTGCAGGTTGCAAAGGCGGGTGTTGCATCCGGTATTACGAGCATATCGATGATCCTACTTCAGGAACCAGTTCGCCATTTCTATTTTTCTGTAAAAGATTATATTATAGTTTTTCTGAATCCTGTTATCTCCTCCATAGTAATTCTTGGTATTTTACCATACATTGAAGTATCGACAAGAATATATTCAAATATAGGGCTATCTGAAATCTCAACCATTAATCATCCACTTCTAAAACTTCTTTCGATTCACGCACCAGGAACTTACTATCACAGTATGCGTGTAGCCGAGTTAGTTGAAAGGGCAGCCGAGAGTATAGGTGCTAATGCAATACTTGGAAGAGCGTGTGCGTATTATCACGACGTAGGAAAATTAAGAAATCCTGAGTATTTTATCGAAAATCTAAAGAGTATAGAAGACAACCCGCACAATAGTCTACCTCCGGATGTTAGTTCAAAAATCATTAAGAAGCACGTTAGTGATGGGATAGATATAGTTAGAAAATACAGACTCCCAATACAAATTGAAATGGCAATTCCACAGCATCATGGTACAAGAGTCCAAAAATACTTTTATAAAAAAGCACTCGAATTAGAACCGAATGTAAATATACAAGATTACAGATATCCTGGTCCCAGACCAAAAAGTAAGGAGCTTGCAATTTTAATGCTTGCTGATGTAGTCGAGGCAACAGCGAAATCTCTTAAAAATCCAACACTTGACAAGATAAAATCGGTGGTTGAAAACACTGTGATAGAATTATTTGAGGAAGGTCAGTTAATTGAAGCAGGTTTGACAATAAATGAGCTAAAGACTATAATAGATAGTTTTGTTCTTGTTTTTGAAGGATTATCTAACCAAAGAATTGAATATCCAACCTTAAACCAAGAAATCGAAACCACAGGCTGAGGTGATGAAATGATAAAATTTGAAAATTACCCCGAGGAACTTAAGAAATTTTTAGATTCAGCAGGTGATAGTTTTGAACAAATCGTTCAAAACGAAATTGGAGATGTCTACATCGAATTTATATTTGTTGATTCAAATACAATGGCAAAGTTAAATACTGAATTCAGAGGAAAACAAGGAGCAACTGATGTGCTTACCTTTGTTTACGGAGAGGATAATCTAATAAAGCAAGACGTAGGGGATGAGAATTTTATTCAACCTTACGCTGAGGGATACTTGTGTATTGATGTTATAAAAGAAAACGGAGAGAAATTTGAAAATCCGTTTGAAAAAGAATTGTTGACAGTAATAATCCATTCCATACTCCATATGGCAGGATACGATCATGAATACAACACAGAAAATGCGCAGGAAATGTTCGATAAACAGTCAAAATATGTTGAACAAGTTTGGAGTAGGTTGAGTTTAAGCAATTAAATTTCTAATACTCCATTCAAGCATCTCAGGGTGAAGACGTTTCGAGAAATTTTCGTCATGTTCCAAGTCCGTTGGGCTTAATTCTCCAAATATCAATTTCCGAATCTTTTCAATGTATTCTTTCATCTTTACAATGCATTTATAGTCACCGAATTCACCATGACCCGGCACGATATATTTAACCTGTGGCATTTTTTCAAGTGTTCTTAACCACGCATTAAGGTTACTATCCTCTACTATCTCTGGATGAATTGTGTTTATTACGGTATCACCAGCAATCACAACATCTTCGTCTTGTATGTACACAAAAGAAGAATCTGGTGTATGGCCAGGACCATGTATAAATTTTATTTTTAAACCATCTTCGTATTCAAATGTATCATCAAATAACACATCGGGTAACTTGGGTGTGAAATATTCTAAACCAAGTGTATCAAAATAAGATTTATCAAAAT
This DNA window, taken from Fervidobacterium sp., encodes the following:
- a CDS encoding DNA polymerase III subunit alpha; the protein is MQKIRKILSFVSPYSFEGSIINFDDLFSFILENKVDGVVISDSTFHGVIKFLSVAQKYKDVVDSYIGYRIDNVVFVFTNTEEFYKFLTFYNSKPIDKSTTDTLKKQFTYFEVMPLYYLPQQRHVYELFCDYIQQNLRTHSGLSDCLIEASLPSPNYILRSYQNLPKPPSDFLGELLNKENEHKDRLEKEIKLIKSFQFEDYFYTIKRIIEIAKSNDIEIGPGRGSAVGSLVAYRLGITRIDPVKYGLLFERFLNEGRSDYPDIDLDTEDVKRQKLINLLREEFGYVYNISTFSSIPKKFLDTLPDDVKKTLSKIPLQRSTHASGVVISTNPVFVPIVPLTETLEWDMDDLQSIGCVKFDVLGLKTLSIYKELKNSINTKSNNESVKKTYKYICAGFTDNIFQLESSIGKSVVRDVRPSNIRELAIALSLNRPGPLRSGITNEIRTLKLKKKRKYELDILQETYGLPIYQEQIMLIAMNLAGLTSRQADALRKAIAKKDSSDFAELITIVKNALTEKLGKDGEELSKSLISFGEYAFNKSHAIAYAHLTYYMAFFKVNYPKLFYDVYLKHDASILCEAIYNLQALGYKVLPPKINSLSSKEGKDDKVYRLPLYVLPGISYEKSLQLQNTNFEDFEDFVEKADLPLSAIEALVKIGTFDELFDSRRKAIQKLRTFRSGFNPEVARIGGKIFGKIIKLDETKVEDDWERTNMEYEVLKVPISLPTKTQNHLAPYCVAYALDLPYGIHVSVKAGFGTDGKSVFKTQMPDGDYTLIYPDKFEVGHLSVSYQLKHMPTRSEISRTSSSLGVEEIVLPNGRLIKNARPIQNDFKTFVKK
- the rpe gene encoding ribulose-phosphate 3-epimerase, yielding MAIISASILAADIGSLKEEIKRVENYIDEIHLDVMDGHFVPNLTFGYPMIETLRNFTNFPIDAHLMVTNPDNHIQMFIEKGATRVTIHQETCFHLHRNLQFIKSLGAEAFVALNPATPISTLEEILPYVDGILVMTVNPGFSGQQFIPTMFEKIRRIASIREERNYAFKIAVDGGVGNENAMELIKLGVDILVMGYGVFRNNKLPQLWEEIKNCKK
- a CDS encoding PhoH family protein, with the translated sequence MNLRRIVVPKDVAIVEILGQYDNKARYLRRRFNVEIAVIDDEIRIKGEDERAVEVVEKILREVVNITRDGHLLDWTEFEYIVEENEKIENPQEVYKKSVGKVKAKTEGQRKYLEAIEKNDIVFAIGPAGTGKTYLACAIAVDYLKSGKVQRIVLTRPAVEAGEKLGFLPGDLTEKVDPYLRPLYDALIDMVGIEKFISFREKNIIEIAPLAYMRGRTLNNSFIILDEAQNTTYEQMKMFLTRMGFGSKVIVTGDITQIDIQEKSGLVVAQEILKNIEGITFVYLTDADVVRHPLVKKIIRAYDNFERVQREEKSEKRR
- a CDS encoding HDIG domain-containing protein; this encodes MQTKHLESDMLKNEAFIYDGIILALIISVANNIYEISLLGLLNEFILILVIWYGIVEHFIRNSNIMNVDPRYRILFYGIFLIGSVLNTVIYKIYGITFIPITAVPMLITLLIDYEFGASAGLILSLSTAFHYRDFFMFLHFFPQVFIATYILKNTKNRVQVAKAGVASGITSISMILLQEPVRHFYFSVKDYIIVFLNPVISSIVILGILPYIEVSTRIYSNIGLSEISTINHPLLKLLSIHAPGTYYHSMRVAELVERAAESIGANAILGRACAYYHDVGKLRNPEYFIENLKSIEDNPHNSLPPDVSSKIIKKHVSDGIDIVRKYRLPIQIEMAIPQHHGTRVQKYFYKKALELEPNVNIQDYRYPGPRPKSKELAILMLADVVEATAKSLKNPTLDKIKSVVENTVIELFEEGQLIEAGLTINELKTIIDSFVLVFEGLSNQRIEYPTLNQEIETTG
- the ybeY gene encoding rRNA maturation RNase YbeY, translating into MIKFENYPEELKKFLDSAGDSFEQIVQNEIGDVYIEFIFVDSNTMAKLNTEFRGKQGATDVLTFVYGEDNLIKQDVGDENFIQPYAEGYLCIDVIKENGEKFENPFEKELLTVIIHSILHMAGYDHEYNTENAQEMFDKQSKYVEQVWSRLSLSN
- a CDS encoding MBL fold metallo-hydrolase, which codes for MVRKITENIYVIEHEEAANNVIVIGRKGVVLIDTSLFPEKAKSIVKFVKELTSKPISLVLNTHYHPDHTFGNVVFDCPIVAHVLTRQKMENFDKSYFDTLGLEYFTPKLPDVLFDDTFEYEDGLKIKFIHGPGHTPDSSFVYIQDEDVVIAGDTVINTIHPEIVEDSNLNAWLRTLEKMPQVKYIVPGHGEFGDYKCIVKMKEYIEKIRKLIFGELSPTDLEHDENFSKRLHPEMLEWSIRNLIA